The following coding sequences are from one Triticum aestivum cultivar Chinese Spring chromosome 5A, IWGSC CS RefSeq v2.1, whole genome shotgun sequence window:
- the LOC123102395 gene encoding serine/threonine-protein kinase SAPK9: MERGPAGTLSDVPVMLDGDRYELVRSIGSGNFGVARLMRNRASGELVAVKYIDRGEKIDENVQREIINHRSLRHPNIIRFKEVILTPTHLAIVMEYASGGELFDRICTAGRFSVDEARFFFQQLISGVSYCHSMQVCHRDLKLENTLLDGSTTPRLKICDFGYSKSSVLHSQPKSTVGTPAYIAPEVLLKKEYDGKIADVWSCGVTLYVMLVGAYPFEDPENPKNFKMTIQKILGVPYSIPDYIHIPMDCRNLLSRIFVANPATRITIPEIKNHPWFLKNLPADLMDGPTVSNQYEEPDQPMQNMNEIMQIMAEATIPAAGALGINKFLPDGLDLDDDMDDLDSDLDIDMDSSGEIVYAM, translated from the exons ATGGAGAGGGGGCCGGCGGGGACGCTGAGTGATGTGCCGGTGATGCTGGACGGCGACCGGTACGAGCTGGTCCGCAGCATCGGGTCCGGCAACTTCGGCGTCGCCCGCCTCATGCGCAACCGCGCCTCCGGCGAGCTCGTCGCCGTCAAGTACATCGACCGCGGCGAGAAG ATCGATGAGAACGTGCAGAGGGAGATCATCAACCACAGGTCGCTGCGGCACCCCAACATCATCCGCTTCAAGGAG GTTATTCTGACGCCGACGCATCTCGCCATCGTCATGGAGTACGCCTCCGGCGGGGAGCTCTTCGACCGCATCTGCACCGCCGGTCGGTTCAGCGTCGACGAG GCTCGCTTCTTTTTCCAGCAGCTGATATCTGGAGTTAGCTACTGCCATTCCATG CAAGTATGCCATCGTGACTTAAAGCTCGAGAACACTCTGCTGGATGGAAGCACCACCCCTCGCCTCAAGATATGCGACTTTGGTTATTCCAAG TCATCGGTGCTACATTCTCAACCAAAGTCAACTGTGGGAACCCCGGCATATATTGCCCCTGAAGTTCTGCTCAAGAAGGAATACGATGGCAAG ATTGCCGATGTGTGGTCATGTGGCGTAACGCTTTACGTGATGTTGGTCGGCGCCTACCCTTTCGAGGATCCGGAAAATCCCAAGAATTTCAAAATGACAATCCAG AAAATATTAGGTGTTCCGTACTCGATTCCGGACTACATTCACATACCAATGGACTGCCGAAACCTTCTCTCAAGGATCTTTGTTGCCAACCCAGCTACG AGGATCACCATACCTGAGATAAAGAACCACCCATGGTTCCTCAAGAACCTCCCAGCCGACCTCATGGACGGTCCCACAGTGAGCAACCAGTATGAGGAGCCTGACCAGCCGATGCAGAACATGAACGAGATCATGCAGATAATGGCAGAGGCGACCATACCGGCGGCCGGCGCCCTCGGAATCAACAAGTTCCTGCCTGACGGCCTTGACCTCGACGACGACATGGATGACCTGGACTCGGACCTCGACATCGACATGGACAGCAGCGGGGAGATAGTATACGCCATGTAG